The Bacillota bacterium genome has a segment encoding these proteins:
- the alaS gene encoding alanine--tRNA ligase — MPVRSRDIRNTFLGYFNERGHEVVPSSPLVPKGDPTLLFTNAGMVQFKEVFLGNDPRPYKRAVTSQKCLRVSGKHNDLETVGRTARHHTFFEMLGNFSFGDYFKREAIGYAWELLTEVLGLPPERLWATVYRDDDEAYGLWQEVAGVPETRIIRLGEKDNFWAMGDTGPCGPCSELVIDRGEHLRCDAPTCGIGGCDCDRWLELWNLVFMQYDRDETGRMTPLPRPSIDTGMGLERISAILQDTPTNFETDLLRPVIDAVEHMSGLKYAPGPQGFPFRVIADHIRSLTFLIGDGVMPSNEGRGYVLRRILRRAVRFGERLGIQGPFLHSLVGVVVLEMGEAYMEIRKGQELAERVIMSEEERFLETLSDGMRVAGEMVREVAEGGSSVIPGDKAFVLYDTFGFPLDLTEDLAEEHGLSVDRAGFDKAMAAQRERARAGRAQKMKEHGLSLDGLEATTFVGYDTLAHDSTVLAVFAQGTPGVAQEGEEVLVVLDVTTFYPEGGGQVSDRGQIRTPSGILRVDGVKGSPEGVIVHQGVVETGEIRPGDPAVADVDGAIRANTARNHTATHLIHKGLRTILGGHVNQAGSLVEPSRLRFDFTHFEPVGPERVRSLEDQVNEWVLADLEVSAEEMSIEEAERSGATALFEEKYGERVRVISVDGISRELCGGTHVSSTGRIGLVRILGESSVGSGLRRLEAVTGRNVLSLARSREALLEDVASTLKVSPEEVPARVKELAQRLKAAESEAERLGSRLRRSQVEALAGSALEIEGAKVVAAEIEVPSMEALRESGDLLRNKIGSGVVIIGARIEDKACLVAMVTPDLTGRIHAGALVKVAAVQVGGSGGGRPDMAQAGGKDPERLPKALSEALKAIESSLRGEPLG; from the coding sequence ATGCCAGTGAGATCGAGAGACATTCGAAACACCTTCCTAGGCTACTTCAATGAACGGGGACACGAGGTGGTCCCCAGTTCCCCCCTGGTCCCCAAGGGGGACCCGACGCTGCTCTTCACCAATGCTGGCATGGTCCAGTTCAAGGAGGTCTTCCTGGGCAACGATCCCAGGCCCTACAAGCGAGCCGTGACATCCCAGAAGTGCCTCCGGGTGTCAGGCAAGCACAACGACCTGGAGACTGTGGGGAGGACCGCCAGGCACCACACCTTCTTTGAGATGCTTGGGAATTTCTCCTTCGGGGACTACTTCAAGAGAGAGGCCATAGGATATGCCTGGGAGTTACTCACGGAGGTCTTAGGCCTGCCCCCGGAGAGGCTGTGGGCTACAGTGTACCGGGACGACGATGAGGCCTACGGGCTGTGGCAAGAGGTGGCGGGGGTCCCGGAGACCCGCATCATCCGCCTTGGCGAGAAGGACAACTTCTGGGCAATGGGGGACACAGGGCCCTGCGGACCCTGCAGCGAGCTGGTCATAGACCGGGGCGAGCACCTCCGGTGTGACGCACCTACCTGCGGGATAGGGGGGTGTGACTGCGACCGGTGGCTGGAACTGTGGAACCTGGTGTTCATGCAGTATGACAGGGATGAGACGGGGCGGATGACGCCTCTCCCCAGGCCAAGCATAGACACGGGCATGGGGCTGGAGAGAATATCAGCGATCCTCCAGGATACCCCGACCAACTTCGAGACAGACCTCCTGCGCCCAGTCATCGATGCCGTGGAGCACATGAGCGGGTTAAAGTATGCCCCGGGGCCCCAGGGGTTTCCCTTCAGGGTCATCGCCGATCACATCCGCTCCTTGACATTCCTCATCGGTGACGGGGTCATGCCCTCCAACGAGGGCAGGGGCTACGTGCTCAGGCGGATCCTCAGGAGGGCGGTGCGCTTCGGTGAACGCCTGGGCATCCAGGGTCCCTTCCTCCATTCTCTGGTGGGGGTAGTGGTCCTGGAGATGGGCGAGGCCTACATGGAGATCCGGAAGGGCCAGGAGCTTGCGGAACGGGTGATCATGTCTGAAGAGGAACGCTTCCTGGAGACCCTCTCCGATGGCATGAGGGTGGCCGGGGAAATGGTAAGGGAGGTAGCTGAGGGGGGGTCCAGCGTCATCCCTGGGGACAAGGCCTTTGTCCTGTATGACACCTTCGGTTTCCCCCTGGACCTCACTGAGGACCTGGCAGAAGAACACGGACTCAGTGTGGACAGGGCCGGTTTTGACAAGGCCATGGCTGCCCAGCGCGAGAGGGCCAGGGCGGGGCGGGCCCAGAAGATGAAGGAACATGGTCTTTCCCTGGACGGGCTCGAAGCCACCACCTTCGTGGGCTATGACACCCTTGCCCACGACTCCACGGTGCTCGCGGTGTTCGCCCAAGGCACCCCCGGGGTTGCGCAGGAGGGGGAAGAGGTCCTGGTGGTACTAGACGTAACCACCTTCTACCCCGAAGGTGGGGGCCAGGTTTCCGACAGGGGGCAAATCCGTACTCCCTCAGGCATCCTCCGGGTTGACGGGGTGAAGGGAAGCCCCGAGGGCGTCATCGTCCACCAGGGCGTGGTTGAGACCGGTGAGATCCGGCCGGGAGACCCCGCCGTTGCCGACGTGGATGGCGCCATTAGGGCGAATACAGCCCGGAACCACACTGCCACACACCTGATCCACAAAGGCCTGCGGACCATCCTGGGAGGGCATGTTAACCAGGCGGGTTCCCTGGTTGAGCCAAGCCGCCTGCGCTTCGATTTCACCCACTTCGAGCCTGTGGGGCCCGAGAGGGTGCGCTCCCTGGAGGACCAGGTCAACGAGTGGGTGCTGGCGGACCTGGAGGTGAGCGCAGAGGAGATGAGCATTGAGGAGGCCGAGAGGTCCGGGGCCACAGCCCTATTTGAGGAGAAGTATGGGGAACGGGTCAGGGTGATTTCCGTGGACGGCATATCCCGGGAGCTCTGCGGGGGTACCCACGTTTCCAGCACAGGACGCATCGGCCTCGTAAGGATCTTGGGTGAATCCAGTGTGGGATCAGGACTCAGGCGCCTGGAGGCTGTCACTGGACGGAACGTCCTGAGCCTGGCGCGATCCAGGGAGGCCCTCCTGGAGGATGTGGCGAGCACCCTAAAGGTATCCCCTGAGGAAGTACCTGCCAGGGTGAAGGAACTGGCCCAGCGCTTGAAGGCTGCCGAGTCTGAAGCGGAGAGGCTCGGCTCGAGGCTGAGACGGAGCCAGGTGGAGGCCTTGGCTGGCTCGGCCCTGGAGATCGAAGGGGCCAAGGTGGTGGCCGCAGAGATCGAGGTGCCCAGCATGGAGGCCCTGCGGGAAAGTGGCGACCTGCTCAGGAACAAAATCGGAAGCGGAGTCGTCATCATAGGGGCGAGGATTGAAGACAAGGCCTGCCTTGTGGCCATGGTTACGCCGGACCTCACCGGCCGCATCCACGCCGGTGCCCTGGTGAAGGTGGCCGCAGTCCAGGTGGGGGGCAGCGGAGGCGGCAGGCCGGACATGGCACAGGCTGGGGGCAAGGATCCCGAGCGGCTTCCCAAGGCGCTGTCGGAAGCACTCAAGGCCATCGAGAGCAGCCTCAGGGGAGAGCCTCTGGGCTAA
- the ruvX gene encoding Holliday junction resolvase RuvX, with protein sequence MALDVGETRIGVALSDPLGLTAQGLEVIRRKNPEDDLKAVAKLASLHGATTVVVGLPRNMNGSSGPSATKAMEFASMARERTGLEVVTVDERLTTRQAERLLISADLSRRKRRMVVDKMAACLILQSYLDQRARKTPGPAR encoded by the coding sequence ATGGCTCTTGATGTTGGGGAAACCAGGATAGGAGTAGCCCTGAGCGACCCGCTGGGTCTGACAGCACAGGGACTTGAAGTGATACGCCGGAAGAACCCCGAGGACGACCTGAAGGCCGTGGCCAAACTGGCTTCGCTCCACGGTGCCACTACGGTAGTAGTGGGGCTCCCAAGGAACATGAATGGCTCCAGCGGCCCGTCAGCTACGAAGGCTATGGAGTTTGCCTCGATGGCAAGGGAGCGTACCGGCCTTGAGGTGGTGACGGTGGATGAGCGTCTCACTACCAGGCAGGCGGAAAGGCTCCTCATCAGTGCGGATCTCTCTCGCCGTAAGAGACGGATGGTGGTGGACAAGATGGCAGCCTGCCTGATTCTCCAGTCCTACCTGGACCAGAGAGCTCGGAAAACGCCAGGCCCAGCCCGTTGA
- a CDS encoding IreB family regulatory phosphoprotein: MNESSEKTRMFAVRAEVCEARDVLTTVYEALKEKGYNPINQIVGYLLSGDPAYVTSHRGARSLIRRLERDELLEELVRNYLER; this comes from the coding sequence ATGAACGAATCTTCCGAAAAGACGAGGATGTTCGCTGTCAGGGCCGAGGTGTGCGAGGCCCGAGACGTGCTTACCACCGTCTATGAGGCTCTGAAGGAGAAAGGCTACAACCCCATCAACCAGATCGTCGGGTACCTCCTCTCCGGTGACCCGGCGTACGTGACGAGCCATCGAGGAGCCCGGAGCCTCATCCGCCGGCTGGAGAGGGACGAGCTCCTGGAAGAGCTGGTCAGGAACTACCTGGAGAGGTGA
- the fbp gene encoding fructose-1,6-bisphosphate aldolase/phosphatase has protein sequence MGQRITLSVIKADVGGYVGHSCVHPCLLEEAEKHMAASDLLIDYHVTHVGDDVNLIMTHAQGVDSNRVHELAWNVFAACTERARELKLYGAGQDLLADAFSGNIKGLGPGCAEMEFEERVSEPIVVFMADKTEPGAWNFPLFKIFADPFNTAGLVIDPKMHDGFDFEVHDLIDHKKITLRTPMEVYDLLVFIGAPGRYVVKCVMSRNGEVGAVTSTQRLNLMAGRYVGKDDPVCIVRCQSGLPAVGEVLEPFSTPHLVSGWMRGSHSGPLMPVALEDATPARFDGPPRVVALGFQLAEGRLVGPRDMFQDKSFDRARAMANEIADYMRRLGPFEPHRLHLDEMEYTTMPQVMEKLLGRFSDIGE, from the coding sequence GTGGGACAAAGGATTACACTCAGCGTTATCAAGGCGGATGTCGGGGGTTATGTTGGGCACTCCTGTGTCCATCCCTGCCTCTTGGAGGAGGCCGAGAAGCACATGGCCGCCTCGGATTTGTTGATCGACTACCATGTGACCCATGTTGGGGACGACGTGAACCTTATCATGACTCATGCCCAGGGGGTTGATTCCAATCGCGTCCACGAGCTGGCCTGGAATGTGTTTGCTGCTTGTACTGAGCGGGCCAGGGAGCTCAAACTGTACGGCGCAGGACAGGATCTCCTGGCGGATGCCTTCTCCGGCAACATCAAGGGCCTGGGGCCCGGTTGTGCCGAGATGGAGTTCGAGGAGCGCGTGTCTGAGCCCATCGTGGTGTTCATGGCAGACAAGACCGAACCGGGGGCGTGGAACTTCCCCCTTTTTAAGATCTTCGCTGATCCCTTCAACACCGCTGGGCTGGTTATTGACCCTAAGATGCATGACGGTTTCGACTTCGAGGTACATGACCTGATAGATCACAAAAAGATCACGCTCCGGACCCCAATGGAGGTCTACGACCTCCTGGTGTTCATAGGCGCCCCGGGAAGGTATGTGGTCAAGTGTGTAATGAGCAGGAACGGCGAAGTAGGGGCGGTTACCTCCACCCAGCGGCTCAACCTCATGGCTGGCAGGTATGTAGGGAAGGATGATCCCGTATGCATAGTGCGCTGCCAGAGTGGCCTTCCCGCCGTGGGCGAGGTGCTGGAGCCCTTTAGCACCCCTCACCTGGTGTCAGGCTGGATGAGGGGCTCCCACAGCGGCCCGCTCATGCCTGTAGCCCTGGAGGATGCGACCCCTGCCCGGTTCGACGGGCCCCCAAGGGTTGTAGCCTTGGGATTCCAGCTGGCGGAAGGCCGGCTGGTGGGCCCCAGGGACATGTTCCAGGATAAATCCTTCGACAGGGCCAGGGCGATGGCCAACGAGATCGCTGACTACATGAGGAGGCTTGGTCCCTTCGAGCCGCACCGCCTCCACCTGGACGAGATGGAATACACAACAATGCCCCAGGTCATGGAGAAGCTCCTTGGACGGTTCAGCGACATAGGGGAGTGA
- a CDS encoding rhomboid family intramembrane serine protease, which yields MIPLRDNVKSSRFPVVTVAIIAINLAVFFFELSLDQPGLYVFFSRYGVVPARISQSPLFAQGDAALTLVTATFIHGGWAHIIGNMLYLWVFGDNVEDVLGRGRFILFYLGAGVAGNAAHVLANAQSAIPTVGASGAVAGVLGAYFLLYPRARVLTLIPIGIFLHLAEVPASILLMLWFVIQLAFGLLDLGVQVSQGVAWWAHIGGFASGTVAARLLRPRKRREF from the coding sequence GTGATACCACTGAGGGACAACGTCAAGTCAAGCCGTTTCCCTGTCGTCACCGTGGCCATCATCGCCATAAACCTGGCGGTGTTCTTCTTTGAACTCAGCCTGGACCAGCCTGGCCTCTACGTGTTCTTCAGCCGCTATGGCGTTGTCCCTGCCAGGATCTCACAATCACCCTTGTTTGCCCAGGGAGACGCCGCCCTGACCTTGGTGACAGCCACGTTCATCCATGGCGGCTGGGCGCACATCATCGGTAACATGCTTTACCTTTGGGTATTCGGCGACAATGTTGAGGATGTCCTGGGACGTGGTAGGTTTATCCTCTTTTATCTAGGTGCGGGAGTGGCGGGAAACGCCGCCCACGTGCTGGCGAACGCCCAGAGCGCAATTCCCACGGTGGGCGCCAGCGGAGCGGTGGCAGGGGTCCTGGGGGCCTATTTCCTGCTGTACCCCAGGGCCAGGGTGCTGACACTCATCCCTATTGGCATCTTCCTGCACCTGGCGGAGGTTCCTGCATCAATCCTGTTGATGCTGTGGTTTGTGATCCAGCTGGCTTTTGGTCTCCTAGACCTGGGCGTCCAGGTTTCCCAGGGTGTCGCCTGGTGGGCCCACATAGGGGGGTTCGCCAGTGGAACGGTTGCTGCCAGGTTGCTTCGGCCCAGAAAGCGGCGAGAGTTCTAA
- a CDS encoding DUF1292 domain-containing protein, with the protein MEEDEVVVLIDEDGTEHEFSIEGLIEVDGNEYAIVIPLDSENEDEGIILRVEGDDEGEKVFSEVEDDLEWKRVADAWEASLDEEEEDDLD; encoded by the coding sequence ATGGAAGAAGACGAGGTCGTGGTCCTGATAGATGAAGACGGCACGGAGCACGAGTTCAGCATAGAGGGCCTGATTGAGGTTGACGGGAACGAGTATGCCATAGTCATCCCGCTGGACAGTGAAAACGAGGATGAAGGGATTATCCTGAGGGTCGAAGGAGACGACGAGGGCGAGAAGGTCTTCAGCGAGGTGGAGGACGATCTGGAATGGAAGAGGGTCGCCGATGCCTGGGAGGCGTCCCTGGATGAGGAGGAAGAGGACGACCTAGACTGA